In the Streptomyces sp. FXJ1.172 genome, one interval contains:
- a CDS encoding TnsA-like heteromeric transposase endonuclease subunit, whose translation MTQLPWDQSAASVRFEDLGPVSAFPVVPGRRWGPGWWWSATTGRHVVHGSTAMRTQLMVLDRDPDVTGLSARPVRLLWRDPDGRVRSWVPQLFARYADGTGLLADCPPARRRDRAQRVRMVLEAACARVGWSYRRLEPPPAVLAANLRWLAGYRHPRYQGPPRLRAALADAFAAPRPLADGAASVGDPLQVLQAVYHALWSGRLATRLDEPLHERALICADAERGEGVERRLSNVGGDPGEVEPSGRHTR comes from the coding sequence ATGACGCAGCTGCCGTGGGACCAGTCGGCGGCATCGGTACGGTTCGAGGACCTGGGGCCGGTGTCCGCGTTTCCGGTCGTGCCGGGCCGCCGGTGGGGGCCGGGCTGGTGGTGGTCGGCGACCACCGGACGGCACGTCGTTCACGGTTCAACAGCGATGCGTACCCAGTTGATGGTCCTGGACCGGGACCCGGATGTGACCGGCCTGTCCGCGCGTCCGGTACGGCTGCTGTGGCGGGATCCCGACGGGCGGGTGCGCTCGTGGGTGCCTCAGTTGTTCGCCCGGTACGCCGACGGCACCGGCCTGCTCGCCGACTGCCCTCCAGCCCGCCGCAGGGACAGGGCGCAGCGGGTGCGGATGGTCCTGGAGGCGGCGTGCGCCCGCGTGGGCTGGTCATATCGGCGCCTCGAGCCACCTCCAGCGGTGCTGGCGGCGAATCTGCGGTGGCTGGCAGGCTACCGCCACCCCCGTTATCAGGGCCCGCCCCGGCTCAGGGCCGCGCTGGCCGATGCGTTCGCCGCACCCCGGCCGCTAGCCGACGGGGCGGCATCGGTGGGTGATCCGCTGCAGGTATTGCAGGCCGTCTATCACGCGCTGTGGTCCGGGCGCCTTGCGACGCGGCTCGATGAGCCGCTGCACGAGCGGGCGCTGATCTGCGCTGACGCAGAACGTGGTGAGGGCGTCGAAAGGCGGCTGAGCAACGTCGGCGGCGATCCGGGAGAGGTTGAGCCCAGTGGGCGGCACACACGGTAA
- a CDS encoding 3'-5' exonuclease: MHSAKGLEFDHVIIVGLNSEVMPHATEPGDSERDAHLRLLAMSAGRARKTLTITYKPSEASDLIACMDPDTYEVKAV; this comes from the coding sequence ATGCACTCCGCCAAGGGGCTGGAGTTCGACCACGTGATCATCGTCGGACTCAACAGCGAGGTTATGCCGCACGCCACCGAGCCCGGCGACAGCGAACGAGACGCCCATCTGCGCCTGCTGGCCATGTCCGCCGGACGCGCCCGCAAGACGCTCACCATCACCTACAAGCCCTCCGAGGCCAGCGACCTCATCGCCTGCATGGACCCGGACACCTACGAGGTGAAGGCCGTATGA